From a single Phaenicophaeus curvirostris isolate KB17595 chromosome 8, BPBGC_Pcur_1.0, whole genome shotgun sequence genomic region:
- the GPR88 gene encoding G protein-coupled receptor 88: MPNASAWSASSPLLLLWEDSPGTRVLLSLLYAVLAISGTLSNAMVIYLVFSFKKLQTTSNAFIVNGCAADLGVCALWMPQEAVLGLLPPNSSSLRSPEYRLLRGGLLGLGLTASLASHLLVALNRYVLITKLPSVYRALYRRRRAGCMIAGCWALALLLAPLLPGLQPPRRRGEGGPGYPALLLALAVLGQTALLLHCYLGIARRVRGSAKRVSVLNFHLLHQLPFPAAPPRRAQRRLSSVSALLLCAAFLLGTQPLVWVSLLGFFARPAPPALQAASWLLLCALSALNPLLYTWRSEEFRRAARALLPRPRRPEPAPQ, translated from the coding sequence ATGCCCAACGCCTCTGCCTGGAGCGCCAGCTcgcctctgctgctgctctgggaggACTCCCCGGGCACCCGCGTCCTCCTGTCACTGCTCTACGCCGTCCTGGCCATCTCGGGGACTCTGTCCAACGCCATGGTCATCTACCTGGTCTTCTCCTTCAAGAAGCTGCAGACCACCAGCAACGCCTTCATCGTCAACGGCTGCGCGGCCGACCTGGGCGTGTGCGCGCTGTGGATGCCGCAGGAGGccgtgctggggctgctgcccccCAACTCGTCCTCGCTGCGCTCCCCCGAGTACCGGCTGCTGCGCGGGGGGCTGCTGGGCCTCGGCCTCACCGCCTCGCTGGCCTCGCACCTGCTGGTGGCCCTCAACAGGTACGTGCTCATCACCAAGCTGCCCAGCGTCTACCGCGCCCTGTACCGGCGCCGGCGGGCGGGCTGCATGATCGCGGGCTGCTGGGCGCTGGCGCTGCTGCTGGCGCCGCTGCTGCCGGGGCTGCAGCCGCCGCGGCGCCGCGGGGAGGGCGGCCCGGGCTACCCGGCGCTGCTGCTGGCGCTGGCGGTGCTGGGGCAGACGGCGCTGCTGCTGCACTGCTACCTGGGCATCGCGCGGAGGGTGCGCGGCAGCGCCAAGCGCGTCAGCGTGCTCAACTTCCACCTGCTGCACCAGCTGCCCTTCCCGGCCGCGCCGCCGCGCCGCGCCCAGCGCCGCCTCAGCAGCGTCTCGGCGCTGCTGCTCTGCGCCGCCTTCCTGCTGGGCACGCAGCCCCTCGTCTGGGTCAGCCTGCTCGGCTTCTTCGCGCGGCCCGCGCCGCCCGCGCTGCAGGCGgccagctggctgctgctctgcGCGCTCTCCGCGCTCAACCCGCTGCTCTACACCTGGCGCAGCGAGGAGTTCCGCCGCGCCGCCCGCGCCCTCCTgccgcggccccgccgccccgagCCCGCCCCGCAGTGA